The region TGAGTTATCATCCAGTCCGTGCATACGACACCGTTGTAATTTGCATCGCCTCGAAGCTGGTCGGTGATAAGAGTTTTGTTGAAACCGTTGCCTACGTTTTCTTCGGTCTGGTTATAAGAGATGGTGTAATATGGCATTATTGCCGAGGCCATACGCGTCTTTCCGTTCAAGTTAAAAGCTCCTTCTATAAAAGGTTGTTTATGAAGTTCGAAGTTGCGGCCCGGATATACGGCAAATTTACCGTTACCATAATGAGCGTCACGTCCGCTTTCTCCGGTACCTCCCCCCGGCCAGTGTTTAACCATGGCATTTACACTTTTATAACCCCAGCCGTTTGCGATTTCGTCATTTCCTTCCGATGTTTGGAAACCATCGCAGTAAGCCCGGGTCATGTCCGTTGCCAGTAATGGTTCGGAGCCAAATGTACTGCTGTAACGATACCATCTGGGATCTGTTCCCAAGTCGGCCTGAGGTGATAATGCTGTTGCCAGCCCCAAGGCTCTGTACTCAGTGGAGGCTATGTGACCGAATTTAAGGATAATATCGGGATCGAATGTGGCCGCCAGTCCTAGCATGCTGCTCCACATGGATATTTTTCCACCGCTACCGGCACTGAATTCTGCATCTGCAATGGCAGAGTGTCGTGGATCTGAAGAGTTATTGGCGGGAATGCCATGCGTTCTTCCTTCTATTAAAGCTTGTACTTTGTTATTCCAGCGTGCTGCTGTTTCCGGGCTTTCGATTTTTGAGACTAATATATGCCTTAGATTATCTTCTATCAGGAATTTTTTCTGTGCATCGCTTAAGTCGTAAGCTTTTGCATCGCTTTCTTCAAAAGGTTTGCCTCCGTATGTATCGTCCGGCATAGGGAGTTTGTTTTGAATACTATATAACATAAGTCCGGCAATTTCGTCTATAGTAAGTTTCGAAGCGAGATCGCGGGCCCGTTCTTCCATGGATAATCTCCAGTCTTCGTACGGTTCGAGTTTTCCTGACCCGTTGAAATCTTTGAATATTTTTCCGTCTACCTCGATTATTTTGATACCGGAATCAGGAGAATAACCTAATGTGGGACCTTCATTTTGATGTATCAGGTTATATCCGTCTTTTACTTCTTCTTTGAATTCTGAGAGAAGCTTGTTTTTGCTATTCTCATTCATAGTGTTATTTAGATTTAATAGCGTGTTTTATTATCTATAGTATTATAATGCGTTTTACGTTACAAAAATATTCGTTATTATTTTTATATAAAATAGGAAAGGAAGGTATATTGTTGAATATTATATATTTTTATTGAAGGTTTTATTTTACTTGTGGGAATAGGTTCCCGATAGATTTTACTTATCAACGAAGCCAAAGGAAAAATCTAATTCAGATTTTTCCTTTGGCTTGATAAAAAAGGGGAGAGATTAAATTTTATCCTTCTATTTCGCTTAATTCGAGCCAGCGCATGATTTTTTCATCTATGAGTTTCATGACTTCGCCGATACGGGTGGATTTTACCATGAGCTCGTCGTTAGATAGAGTTCCGCTACTCATTGCATTTTCCAATTCTGCTTTTTCCGCTTCCAGTTGAGGTATAAGGACGTCCAGTTCTTCTAATTCCCGTTTTTCTTTAAACGAAAGTTTGTTTTTTCTGGGTTGAGCCGTTTTTTCTGTAGAAGTGTTGTCTTTTACTATTTTTTTTGCTTGTTCTGCTTGTTGTTCAGCTCGTTCGCTTTTTTCTGTTTCCTCTTTCCACACTCTGTAGTCGGAGTAATTTCCCGGGAAGTCTTTTAACTGTGCATTTCCTTTGAACACGAGCAGGTGATCTACTACTTTATCCATAAAGTATCGGTCGTGTGAGACTACTATTACACAACCTTTGAAGGTACGCAGGTATTCTTCCAATACGTTTAGCGTAACAATATCCAGGTCATTGGTCGGTTCGTCCAGTACGAGGAAATTCGGATTACTGATCAGTACCGTGCAAAGATATAACCGTCGTTTTTCTCCACCGCTTAATTTATAAATGTAATTGTGCTGGGTTTCGGGTGCAAACAGAAAATGTTGCAGGAATTGTGATGCCGATAATTTACGGCCGTCGCCCAGAGATATTTCTTCGGCTATATTGCGGACGGCATCTATTACTTTCATTTGGTCATCAAACTTTAGACCGTCCTGGCTGTAATAACCGAAACGGACTGTTTCTCCTATATCGAAATGTCCTTTGTCGGGTTTAACCTCTCCGATTAGCATTTTGATGAAAGTAGATTTTCCCGTACCGTTATTCCCGACAATCCCCATTTTTTCGTAGCGGGCAAAAACGTAATTGAAATCTTCGATGATTCTTATATCTTCAAAGCTTTTATAAAGATGTTTGGCTTCAAAAATTTTCGAACCTATGTATGAGGATTTAACTTCCAGTTTTACTTGTGTATTCTGCCGCTGTTGTTTTGCTTTCTCTTCCAGTTCATAGAATGCGTCAATGCGGTATTTGGCTTTGGTTCCTCGGGCCTGGGGTTGCCGTCTCATCCATTCCAATTCTGTACGCAATAAGTTGTTCGCCCGGTCTATTTCGGCGTTTTTGGCTTCGATACGTTCTTGCCGTTTTTCCAGATAATAACTATAATTCCCTTTATAGGAATATAGGCTTTTGTTATCAATCTCTATAATCTGGTTACACACCCGGTCTAAGAAATAACGATCGTGAGTGACCATGAGCAAGGTGATATTGTTACGGTGTAAATATTCTTCCAGCCATTCGGTCATATCGATATCCAGATGATTGGTCGGCTCGTCGAGGATGAGGAGGTTCGGTTCGGTAATAAGGACATTTGCCAAAGCCAGACGTTTTAGCTGCCCTCCCGACAATTCTTTTACTTTCTGGTCAAAATGATTGATTTTTAATTGGGAGAGTATCTGTTTGGCTCTTTGCTCATAATCCCAGGCTTTGAGCCGGTCCATATGTTCCAAGACCTCTTCCAGTCTTGAATGGTCATCAGACATCATAATCTGCTCATATTGCGATATGACCTGAACCGTTTCGTTTTGTGAATGAAAGCAGGCTTGAATGACGGTTAGTTCCGGCGGATATACCGGCATTTGTTCCAGATAACCGACCCGCAAGTCCCTGCGGAAGGTTACATTCCCGGAATCGTAGTCCTCTTTTCCCGCTATTATGTTGAGCAGAGTGGTTTTCCCGGTTCCATTTTTGGCAATAAGCCCTATTCTGTCTCCTTCACTTATCCCGAAGGAGAGGTTTTCAAACAGGACCAGGTCTCCGAATGACTTGGTAAGTTCTTCAATTTGCAGATAACTTATCATGGGTATGATGTTTATATATAGAGGGCATCCGTATGAATGCACTGACTACAAAAGTAGTTGTTTTTTTCGATATGTACTTTTTCTTAAGTAGACTTCCTGCCGGAGAATATATTTTTCGGTAAAATGAAGGGAACAATTTTTTACCGGTTCAATAATGTTTGTATTTACGGATAATAGCATAATAAAACCACAGAGTAAGAATTGTTCCTTTCAGAATGCTGCTGATCGTGATGCTCCACCATATCCCGGTCACGCCTAATATGGCGAACGTGACCAACCCGTATGCCATAGGAATGCGGCAGGCATTGAGAACTATGCTTAACAATGCGGGAATAGATGTACGCCCCAGTCCGTTGAAAGCTCCGGCTGTGACGGTTTCCATCACCATGAAAACTTGCGAAAGTGCCAGGATATGCAGATACACGCCTCCGGCGTGGTATGTTTCGGGTTCTGTTACGAATAACGAGAATATCATATCTCCTGCAAAGAAAAAAGCCAAACCGGCAGCTAATCCTATTCCTCCGGCGAGCAGCATGCTTATCTGGTACCCTTTTACAATACGTCCGTACTTTTTGGCTCCGAAATTTTGCCCCACAAAACTACCTAAGGCTGTGGAAAAACCTCCGGCCGTCATCCAGGAGATGGCTTCTATCTGCGAGCCTATACTAAAAACGGCTACTCCTACATGGCCGAACCGAGCAGCCAGCTGAGCCAGGGTAGTGGAAAGGGTGGCAAAGATCATATTTTGTACCGATACCGGGGTTCCCAGCCGGGCGATTTGTGATATTTTCTTCTTGTGTTTTTTGAAATGAACAGATAATTTTCCCAGGGGGGAACGGTGTGTATATAATTGATAAGAAAAAATAGAAAATACCAGTAACTGGGATAATGTAGTGGCAAGTGCCGCCCCGTTCGTTCCCATAGCCGGAAAGCCCAGGTAACCGAAAATAAGGAGAGGGTCCAGGATCATATTTGCGATTAAGCCTATCGAGGCTATTTTAAATGGTGTTTTACTGTTTCCCGAGCCGAAAAACACACCGCCGAAAGTGTTATTGTTACAGGTGAAAAATATACCTGGAGCAATGATGCGGAGATAGTCTATTCCCATAGCGGAAATATCGTTCTCTAATTTAAAGAATCCAATGAAAAGAGGAGAGATTATAAAAACGAGTACAGCTACGGCGAGTGAAACGATACAAGACAAATATATGGCATGTTCGGCGTAAGAGCGGGCTTCTTCGCGGGAACCTCTTCCTAATGACTGGGAAATACTTATTTCAGCTCCTATGCGTGAAATAAAAGACGTCGAGTTACAGAACCAGATAATGAAAGACGCGGCTCCCACTGCGGCAACATGTTTACTGCTCAGGTGTCCCAGCCAGGCCATGTCGGTCATGCTGTATGCCATTTGAACGAATGATGCGGCAATAAGGGGAGCTGCCAGAGAACTGATGCGCGATGTAATACTACCCGTAGTGAGATCTTTAACTTCGGCCATATAACTCTTGTTATGATTATTTTTTGAAAATGGGCTGCAAAGTTACGCTTTCTCTTTGATATTTCATAGTCAAGAGAGATATAATATTGTTACAGACAGGGACAGATGCCTGCATGTTTATATTTCAATGTGATGCTACAGAGCTGAAAGGATAATCTGTATTTCTTTATCTGCTTTATTTATATAAGTAAAAGATTACAAGTATCATAAAATATACCAGAAGGCATGTTTACCGTTATTCTTTTGTGTCTCTGTCGTTTCCGGACTGAAATGTCTTTTTTGCCAGAAACTCTTCTAATGAGATGGGATTATGAGGATATAGTTTCAGTTTTGTTTTGGATTTCATTAAATAAAATAAGGCGGAGCACATTTTTTCTATTTCCTTCAGAATAGTTCTCTGAGGATATAATTTTCGTACCATTTCCTTATTCCAGGGGCGAATGAAAAAAGATAAATAGTATTCATCCGTAGGATTTACGATAAATTCTATTTGATCATTCCATTCATACCGGTTGAACATAATGTTACCCTCGGTGAACCGGAGCAGACGGTAAATAAGAGACTGGTATGGAAGATAATTTAAAAAAAGTTCACCGTAGTTATTTTTATAATTTCCCGGCATTTTATCTTTTTCAAAAAGTATCAATTTATTATCTATATCCAGAATGATCCATTTGTGGGATTTTTTAGGAAAGAGTAATTCTCCTAAGAGGCTGGGGGTTTCCATATATCCCCGTTTAGCCACTCTGTTTTGTTCGAGTATAAACTTCTCTGGATTTTCGGTGTGTTCAAGAACTTGATTACAAATAACATAATCAAACTCTTTATCTTTAAAAGGCAGATTTTCCCCGTCCGCATTAACAAAGGTTTGGTGTGGATATATCTTTATATTTCCACAGCGGTGATAATTGGAGTCGACGAATTTATCCGCCAGAACATTGGAGCGGTAGGATGGATTATGTCCGGGACCTACTTCTAATACGCGGTCTTTTTTTTTAATCTTCAAATCTCTTCTGTCGTAAGGTGAGCGTACTTTCATCTGTCGTGGTAATTATGGAGGCATATTTACTTTTCTGCATCAAATAGCCGAACCGTTTTAATCATTATGATGAGAAACCTAAAAACACCTGTTTATTCTATAATTCTGGTTCCCTGATTATTAATAACAACATAAAATAATGTACAAAGTTATAGTTTCTTTTTAATATTATGTATATACAATATATATTTTGTCAATATGAAGAATCGTAAATCATTAGGGATAAGAAGTAACGTATGTCTCTTTTTGAATGCCTAAATTATGTTTTATAACATATTTCCATAAAAAAAGCGCATATAAGGAGAAATTTTTGCTTTTTAAGTGTGGGAATTTAAATTATTGTCTTAACTTTGTACAGTTTGATTAAAAACGAGACTA is a window of Barnesiella propionica DNA encoding:
- a CDS encoding glycoside hydrolase family 3 protein; translation: MNENSKNKLLSEFKEEVKDGYNLIHQNEGPTLGYSPDSGIKIIEVDGKIFKDFNGSGKLEPYEDWRLSMEERARDLASKLTIDEIAGLMLYSIQNKLPMPDDTYGGKPFEESDAKAYDLSDAQKKFLIEDNLRHILVSKIESPETAARWNNKVQALIEGRTHGIPANNSSDPRHSAIADAEFSAGSGGKISMWSSMLGLAATFDPDIILKFGHIASTEYRALGLATALSPQADLGTDPRWYRYSSTFGSEPLLATDMTRAYCDGFQTSEGNDEIANGWGYKSVNAMVKHWPGGGTGESGRDAHYGNGKFAVYPGRNFELHKQPFIEGAFNLNGKTRMASAIMPYYTISYNQTEENVGNGFNKTLITDQLRGDANYNGVVCTDWMITHDEEHPGVHSGKPWGVETISEAERHYKALMAGVDQFGGNNVKEPVIEAYNMGVKEHGEDWMRKRFEDSAYRLLLNIFRTGLFENPYVDVDHTIQTVGCPEFMETGYEQQVKSIVMLKNHHSLLPVNTRKKVYIPQRISPSGPSFWREEQPERIYDPVPDSVLEKYFDKAADINDADFAIVFIESPHSFLMGYDKEDIKKGGNGYIPISLQYNDYTAEYAREKSIAGGDPFESFTNRSYRGKTSRTINLCDLHMLEETRRNIGNKPIILVISMSNPMVMQEVEPLADAILIGFDVQVQAIMDIISGKYEPSGLLPAQMPADMRAVEEHNEDTPLDIRCYTDTDGNSYDFAFGLNWHGIINDERTHRYRKVK
- a CDS encoding class I SAM-dependent methyltransferase, giving the protein MKVRSPYDRRDLKIKKKDRVLEVGPGHNPSYRSNVLADKFVDSNYHRCGNIKIYPHQTFVNADGENLPFKDKEFDYVICNQVLEHTENPEKFILEQNRVAKRGYMETPSLLGELLFPKKSHKWIILDIDNKLILFEKDKMPGNYKNNYGELFLNYLPYQSLIYRLLRFTEGNIMFNRYEWNDQIEFIVNPTDEYYLSFFIRPWNKEMVRKLYPQRTILKEIEKMCSALFYLMKSKTKLKLYPHNPISLEEFLAKKTFQSGNDRDTKE
- a CDS encoding MATE family efflux transporter, giving the protein MAEVKDLTTGSITSRISSLAAPLIAASFVQMAYSMTDMAWLGHLSSKHVAAVGAASFIIWFCNSTSFISRIGAEISISQSLGRGSREEARSYAEHAIYLSCIVSLAVAVLVFIISPLFIGFFKLENDISAMGIDYLRIIAPGIFFTCNNNTFGGVFFGSGNSKTPFKIASIGLIANMILDPLLIFGYLGFPAMGTNGAALATTLSQLLVFSIFSYQLYTHRSPLGKLSVHFKKHKKKISQIARLGTPVSVQNMIFATLSTTLAQLAARFGHVGVAVFSIGSQIEAISWMTAGGFSTALGSFVGQNFGAKKYGRIVKGYQISMLLAGGIGLAAGLAFFFAGDMIFSLFVTEPETYHAGGVYLHILALSQVFMVMETVTAGAFNGLGRTSIPALLSIVLNACRIPMAYGLVTFAILGVTGIWWSITISSILKGTILTLWFYYAIIRKYKHY